The Streptomyces sp. NBC_00286 nucleotide sequence GTGGCGACGGTCGTGGTCGCGGCGACCCGGATCTTGTTGCTGCGCAGTCGTGCCATTACGAGGGAGTCCTCCTCTAGGCGGCGCGCGCCGGGGTGGGGGCGCACGTCTGTGGGGGGTGCGCGCGTGATCGCGCGCACAACCAGGAGCGTTGCGTTCCGCTACCGGCTGAGACACCAGCGTGATCCGAACTTCCGTACAGCTCAAGGGAGTTGAGGCTTTGTCATGTGTACGTCACGTGAAGGAAATGAGGCGCGGGGTGATGTGCGGTGTGACTCCCAGTAAGTCCGGGAAAGTATTGGCATGGACACTTCCCGTCAACTGTGTGCGGTGGTACGCAAGTTATGGCAGAGATCCTGCTAAAGGGAGGTTCCATGCGACGTTCCCGACTTATGGCATACACGACCTCATTACTCCTCGCCGTCGCTTTCGCCCTCACCGGGGCCACGGCGGCGCAGGCATCGGAACAGTCCGCGGCGACCGGCTATGTGGCCCTCGGCGACTCCTACTCCTCCGGAGTCGGCGCGGGCAGCTATATCGGCTCCAGCGGCAACTGCAAGCGCAGCACGAAGGCGTACCCGCACCTCTGGGCCGCCGCCAACTCACCCTCGTCGTTCCACTTCACGGCCTGCTCGGGCGCTCGTACGGGTGATGTCGTGGCCAACCAGCTGGGCCCGCTCGGCTCCGGCACCGGACTCGTCTCCATCACCATCGGCGGCAACGACGCCGGGTTCGCCGATGTCATGACGACCTGTGTGCTGCAGTCCGAGAGCGCCTGCGTCGCCCGCATCAACACGGCGAAGGCGTACGTCGACTCGACGCTGCCCGGCAGACTCGACTCCGTCTACTCGGCGATCAGCGCGAAGGCTCCGGCGGCCCATGTGGTCGTCCTGGGCTACCCCCGCTTCTACAAACTCAGCGGCAGCTGCGTGGCCGGCATGACCGAAGGCGAACGGTCCGCCATCAACAACGCCGCCGACTATCTGAACAGCGCCATCGCCAAGCGTGCCGCCGACCACGGCTTCACCTTCGGCGACGTCGTGCCCACCTTCACCGGGCACGAGATCTGCTCCGGCAGCTCCTGGCTGCACAGCGTCAACTGGCTGAACATCGGGGAGTCGTACCACCCGAAGGCGGCCGGACAGTCCGGCGGTTATCTGCCCGTGCTCAAGAGCGTGGCCTGACCGCCAAGTTGTGAGACGCGCCTACGGCGTAGGGGAGGCCCCGCCCGTTGTCGGGGTCTCCGTCTCACACGTCACCGAGAACGCCACCGAGTCGGACGTCGCATGTACGGGGCTACGGACCTCGACGCTCATCTCGTTCTCGTAGGTGCCGTCGGCGTTGTGCTTCGTCTCCACATGGTTGACCTGCTGGGACGTGTCACCGCCGGAGAACGACAGCGACTTCCAGCCCGGATCCGAGGGCTCCCCGCTCTGTGTCACCCAGCGGTAGTCGACCTCCGCCGGGGCGCGGCCCACCGTGATCGTCGCCGTGAACGTGGGCGCCTCCGCTCCCGGCGGCGGACAGGCGCCGCTGTACTGCGTGTTGGAGCCCGACAACGACACCTCGACGGACTGGGGAGGCGGGGAGCTCGTCTGGCCGCCGTCCGTCGAGCCGCCGTTCGTGCCACCGTCCGTGCCCGAAGTCTCGCCGGTGGTCGTACCGCCGTCGTCGCCGCCTCCGCTCGTACCGCCGTTGTCCTCGCCGCCGGTCGTGGAGCCGCCGTTGCCGGTGCCGCCCGTGGTGCCACCGGTGGTGCTGCTCTCGTCGCTCCCTCCGTTGTCATTGAGCAGGGCGTACGTCAGTCCCGCGAAGGCGAGCGCGAGGGCGACCAGGCCCGCGATCAGGACGACCGTGGCGCGCCGGGGATGGGCGGGCTCGGCGGGCTGTGCGGTGGTGGTCGTGGCGGCGGGGGTCGGGGGCGCGGTGGGAGCGGCCGGCTGGGGGTGTGGTGCGGGCCGGGTCGGCTGGGGGAGGGCCGCGACGGTCGGCGCGTAGGCGGCGGCTGTCGTACGAGGCGTGCCGCCTGCCGCGATCAGGCGCAGGTCTTCCTCGGCGGCCTCGCCCGAGAGTCGTTCGGCCGGTTCCTTGCGCAACAGGCCCTCGATGACCGGGGTCAGCGGGCCCGCACGGCGCGGCGGCGGCAGCTCCTCGTCGACGACCGCGCGCAGGGTGCTGAGCGGGGTGTCCTGGCGGAACGGCGAGTTTCCCTCGACCGCCGCGTACAGCATCACGCCCAGCGACCACAGGTCGGACTCGGGACCCGGCGTGCGCCCCAGCGCACGCTCCGGCGCCAGGAACTCCGGCGAGCCGATCACCTCGCCCGTCATGGTGAGTGCGGAGCTGCCCTCGACCATGGCGATGCCGAAGTCGGTGAGGATGATGCGGTCGTCGTTCGACATCAGTACGTTGCCGGGCTTCACGTCGCGGTGCAGTACCCCGGCCTCGTGCGCGGCGCGCAGTGCGGCCAGCACCTCGGCACCGATGTGCGCGGTGCGCTGCGGCGACAGCGGGCCCTCGGCGTCCAGGAGGTCGTAGAGAGAGATGCCGCGGACCAGCTCCATCACGATCCAGGGGCGGCCCTCTTCCATGGCCACGTCGTACACCGTCACCACGTTCCGGTGCGCCACCCGGGCCGCGGCCCAGGCCTCGCGCTCCAGGCGCGCGTACATCCGCTCCACCTCGGGAGCGGGCAGCCCGGCCGGGGCGCGTACCTCCTTGACGGCGACCTCGCGGTGCAGCACTTCGTCACGGGCGCGCCAGACGGTCCCCATGCCGCCCTCGCCCAGCGGGGACAACAGGCGGTAACGCCCCGCGATCACCCGTTCACTGCGTGCCTCTTCCGACACGGACGTCCCCCATTCGCAACCGCACCATTCTGAACAAAAGTAGCTCAACCGAGCGCGGTTGCCGCCCCTTGGAGTACCAATCCAGCCCCAAGGGCCACGACGACGAACGCGGAGCCGAGGGCGACGTTCCTGCGCACCAGCGCGGCGACCGGGCCGCCGGTCCAGCGGGGTCCGTTCTCCAGCAGACGGCTGACCCCGCTGCCCAGCTTGACCACGGCGACCCCGGCCGCCGTCAGCGTCAGGGCGAGCCCGACGCCGTACGCGAGAACGAGCAGGAACCCGAACCAGGCCTTGCCGAGCGCGGCGGCGCCCACCAGGACGACGACGGCAGAGGGGCTCGGCACCAGCCCGCCGGCGAAGCCGAGCAGGATCGTGCCGCGCACGGTGGGCGCGATCTCGTGCGTGTGGGTGAAGCCGCCGTGGGTGTGCGTGTGGGTGTGGCCGGAGTGGGAGTGCTTGCGCTTGTGGTCGTGGCCGTGCGCCTGTGCGTGATCGTGCTGGTCGGTGTGTGCGTGGTGGTGGCCGGGCGGGTGGGGTTCGGTGCGGGCGGGGGCTTCCAGGAGCGCTGAGGCTTGGCCGGGCGCGGAGGTGCGGGCTCCGCCGTCCGCCGCGTGGGCGAGGACGAGAGGGCGCTCGTGCTGTTCGGCGTGCTCGTGGGTGTCCCCGTGGTGATGGGTGTCGCCATGCGGGTGTTCGTGGTTTTCGTGATCGTGTGTGTGGCCGTGCGCATGCCCGTGATCGTGATCGTGTGTGTGGCCGTCTTCGTGCCCATGGCTGTGGTCATGGCCCGGAGCGTGCTCGTGCCGGTGGGCCCGGGCGCGCCAGGCCTTGCGTACGAGCGTCAGGCCCGCCGCCATCACCAGGGCGCCGCTCGTGATGCCCAGCCACGTCACCACAGAAGGCGCCGCAGCCGAGCCGGCCGTGACCAGCAGGCCGAGCGCGACCACGCCCAGGGTGTGGGTGACCGTCACCGACGCGGCCAGGGGGAGGACGTCGCGCATGCTGGCCCGGCCGCCGCGGGCCGCGGCCGTCGCGGCCATCAGCGTCTTGCCGTGACCGGGCGCGAGCGCGTGCATGGCGCCCAGGACCACCGCGATGACGAGGGCCAGCGCCGCGAAGCCCGTACTCAGGTCGTGCCGGGCCACCAGATCGTCCAGGGCGCGGGTGAACCGGTCGGCGCCGCGCGGAAGTATGGAGGAGGCGGGGGCGTCGGCGTTCTCCTCGGCGAGGGCGGGACCGCCGGGGCGGACCGTCATCGACGCGGTCGCCGTGTCCTCCGGGGACTGCAGCAACTCCTCGGGGTAGCTGCTCAGTTCGCGCGACACGGACTTCGTGGGAACGTCCGAGGAGGCGAGGGTCATCCGGTCGCCTCGCGCGGTGACCTCGCGCCAGCCGGGCCCGTTGTCGACGGAGGCGCGAAAGCCGAGGGAGAACTCACCCTTCGGCAGCGGCGCTGTCCAACGGCACTCCACTCGGAGCGTCTCGAGCCCGGCCTGCCCTGGCCGCACCTGTACGCGGCTCTCGCCGGCCTTCAGCGCGACCTCGCGCCCGTCCACGGTCACCCGGCTCTTCCCGGCCGCCGTCGCGCACCGCTCCCGGGCCCAACTCGCCTTGCCCGCCTCCTTGATCTGAGGCTTGGCCTGGGTCGCCGGGATCTCCGCCAGGTCCTCCACATGGTCGATCCGCAGCTTCTCGGGACCGATGACGAGCCCGTCGTACCGATTGACGGTGAAGTTGCCGAGCGGGTGCGCGGCCGCGGTCCCCGCGGGGACAAGCAGCAGAGCGAGGGTGCCCATGAGAACGGCCACGCAGGCGGCGAACCGGCGACGGGTCGGGGAGTTCTTCCGGCTCTTCAGGCCTGCGGAAGCTGTGCTCACTTGGCACCGCCCAGTTCGTTCAGGGCCGTACGGGCCGCTTTGGCGCCCACCGGGGAGAAGCCCGGGTTGAGTTCGAGTGCCGCCGACAGGTTGTCGCGGGCTTCCTTCTTGTTGCCGTTGGCGTGTTCGATCATGCCGCGGTGGTAGAGGAAGGTGGCGTCGCGGTAGCCGGTGGCCGTGGCGCGGCGGGCGTAGGGGAGGGCTTCCTCGTCGCGGCCGTTGACGTGCAGGGCCCAGGCGAGGGCGTCCGCGGTGTGCACGGTCTCGCGGCGGTCCCACTCGGCCCGCGCGGCGCGCAGGGCGGACTCGCGGTCGCCGTGGTCGGCCGCCGCGAGGGCCGTGTCGAGGTCGGCGTTGACGCCGTTCGCGCGGGCCAGCGCGGTCCACGCGTCGACCAGGGCGTACTGGTCGCGGGCCTTCGCCTTGTCGCCCTCGGCGCCCCGGGCCTCGTACAACTCGCCCAGCGCGACCAGCGGGCCGGGCAGCGGAAAGCCGGCCACGACCTCCTCCATGCCGCGGATCGCCGCCGCCTGGTCGCCGTTCGCGGCCTGGGCGCGGGCGCGGCCCTCCAGGGCCGGGAGGTAGGTGCGGTCTGCTCGCAGTGCCCGTGCGTAGTGCGTCAGGGCGGTCTCGTACTCGCCCTCGCGCCAGGCGAGTTGACCGAGCGAGGTCGCCACGTACGCCACGTCTCCGGGCGCCGTGGCACTGCTGAGCGCCTGCTCCAGGACGCGCCGCGCGGTGGGTACGTCGCCGCGCAGCTCGCGTACGTAGGCGTACCGGGTGAAGACGGGGATGCCGGGGCGCCGGGCGTCGGCTTGGTCAGAGGCCTTCAACGCCTCGTCGTAGCGGCCGAGTTCGACCAGCGCGTCGATCCGCGAGGACAACGCCCGCTCGTTGTACGGGTTCTCCTCCAGCGCGTTCTCCGCGTACCGCAGCGCCCCGGGGAAGTCGTGCCGCGCGGCGGCCAGCGCCGACCGGCCGGCGAGCGCCGGGTCGTTGTCGGGCTTCAGCTTCAGCGACCGGTCCAGCGCACGCTGTGCCTGCGGATAACGCGACGGGTCGCCGTTGGTGCGCGCCTGCTCGACGTACGCGACACCGAGCGTGGCCCACCCGCTGAAGTCCTTGGGCTGCGCCTTCAGGTGCCCCTGGAGCGCGGAAATGCTTTCGTTGAGATTCCCCCCGGCCAGCAACTCGGGCGCGGTCCCGGGCACGGAGGCCACGGCCTTCACCCCACCGTCATCCCGGGACCCGATCACGACGGCCCCCGCGGTCATCGCAACGGCGAGGGCCACAGTGCAAGCGGCCAGCCGCACCACCCGAGCCCGCCGCGACTCCGGCGCCGCCTCGGGGCGGCCCGGTGCGGAGTCCGGCGTGGGCTCCGTGGATTGGGGCGTGTCCTCGCCCTCGGTGGGCGCGGCGGCGTCCGTACGAGCCGTCTGCTGCTCGGCCTCGACGGCGCCGTCCTCGTTCTCGCGCGGGGACATGCCCTCTCCTCGATCTTCCGAAGGTGCGGTGGTACGGAGTTGAAGGCGCGGCCCGCGCCGTGGGGGAACGGTGGTTACGGGCCGCGTCAGTTTGTGGGGGACGTGTTAAGTCCGGTGCGGTAAGCGCCCCTTTAGGGGCGCGGGGAACTGCGCGACCAGCCACAACGGACCCGCAGTTCCAAACCGCCTAACCAGCGGATGCTTAGTAGTAGCCGCGGATCCGGCGTCGGCTGCGCCACCACATCAGGCCGGTGCCGATCAGCAGGAAGCCAGCCGCACCAGACACCGCCGACACGGCGATCAGCGTGGTGTCGTCCATGCCGCCGATGTTGCTGCCACTCGTACCCGTGGGCGTCAGCGCGTCACCGAGCTGGTTGCGCACATCGCCCTTGGTGGCATCCGTGCCCTTGGCCAGCGGACCGCGCGAACCCTCGGTCGGCAGAGCGACGAACGGGAAGGACTTCTCGAATTCCTTGTCGTTCTTGTTGACCGCGTCACCCAAGTCGTTCTTGGCGCCGAGCAGTTCACCCTCGACGACCTGAAGCGAGGCGTCGATCACGTCGTCCGTGAGCCGGCGCCCGTTCGGGAAGCCCGCGTTGTCGCCGTCCAGCACACCGAGCCGCTTCGGCTTCGCCGCCGGCTTGATCGACGTGTTGAGCCGCAGCATCTCCGAAGCCCGTACGTGCGGCGGCTGGTTGAGGTCGGGTACGCCCTTCAGGAAGACGTCCACGAGGTCGTTCCTGGGCTCGTCCGGCGCGGGGATCTTGTAGATCGCCTCGATGAGCTTCGGCAGCTCCGGTTCCGTCACGTTCTTCAGGAACTGGGCGTCGTCCCACGGCGCGGACGCGTTGAACGTGTCCTTGTCCTTGATCGGGTTGACGACCTCGTTCACCAGCGGGTTCCCGAGCCGCGAGACCTGCCTGAACTTCCCGTCCGCGCCCTTGCGGTTCGTCGTCGCCCAGATCCCGACGACCGGCTGCTTGGCCGACTCCTGGATGAACTCGTTCGGCAGCTGCAGGGCGATGGAGTTGACGTTGTATTCCTTGAGAGTGTCGTTGCCGACCTCCGACAGGTTCCCGCCGTACAGCAGGTCGAAGACCCGCAGGTCCGCGAAGAACGGGTCGTCCGCCTGACCTGCGAAGGTCTTGGCGTCGTACGACCCCAGCTCCTTGACCGCCTGGTCACGCAGCTTGGCGTAGTCCGGCATCGACGCCTTGCCGACGTTCGACGGCGCGACCGGCACATCGTCCGCGACGTACGTCCGCTTCACGGCCTTCTGGTCCTTCAGCTGCAGCAGCTGAAGGTCGTAGGTCTGCGTGATGTTCAGGTCGGGGTCGTCCAGGCTCTCGACCGGCCCCGTGTTGTACAGGAAGCTCTTGTCGTTCTTGACGTGCGTGTCGAACGTGTAGCGGAAGAGCAGATCGCCCTGCGCGTCGCCGTCCTTGTCGATGTGGATGTCGTACTGGGCGTCCTCGGCGAACGTGTAGAAGTTCGGTCCGCCCGCCGGCTCCTCGAAGGGGATCACGTTCGCGACGATCGTCGTGGTGTCGGGGGCGTCCGGGCTCACGAACGCGTACAGGTCCGTGTTGTCGAACTGCGGCGTCCCCGAGATCAGCGGGGCCTCCCGGTGGCTGGAGGCGCTCGCCTCCTGAGGCGCGAGCGCGGTCACGCCTGCGGCTGCTAGCGATCCGGTAGCCAGCGCACCACAGACGAGGGTCGCGAGGCCCCTGCGTCCCACGATCCTGCGGGTGTTAGGTGTCATGCCGTCCGTCCTCTTACAAGCTGCGTTCCGGCGGTGATGGCGAGGGACGACGGACGGGCCCTGTCCGTTCGGCCTTGCGCTCTTGCCGCGTGTTTTCTTGCCTGACACACGCCATTCGGCGCCGTCGGGCGGGCGGATTGGTTTGAGTTTCACTCGAGTTTTTCGACGAGTTGATCTGCGGACCCATCCGAACGGGCGTCGGCGCCGAATGCTTGACTGTCGGCACAGGCCGACACGCGGCCGGGAGAGGGGGTTACGGGTGCAGGCGGACGAACTTCTGGTGCTCGTGGCCAAAGGCGACCAGAAGGCTTTCGAGGATCTGTACGGACTGGTGTCCGGACCGGTCTTCGGTCTGGTGCGCCGCGTGGTGAGGGACCCGGCCCAGTCGGAGGAGGTCGCCCAAGAAGTGCTGCTCGAACTCTGGCGCTCCGCCGCCCGCTACGACCCCGGCCGAGGCAGTGCGCTGTCCTGGGTCCTGACCCTCGCGCACCGCCGCGCCGTCGACCGGGTGCGCAGCGCCCGCGCGGCCGGCGAACGCGAGATGCGCGAGGCCCAGCGCGCCAACGGGCCCGCCTTCGACCAGGTCGCCGAGGAGGTCGAGGCAGGCCTCGAACGCGAATGGGTACGCCGCTGCCTGGACACGCTCACCACACTGCAACGCCAGTCCGTCACCCTCGCCTACTACGACGGCTACACGTACCGTGAAGTGGCCGAGCGCCTCTCATTACCGCTCGGCACGGTCAAGACGCGCATGCGCGACGGACTCACACGGTTGCGCGAATGCCTGGGAGGTGCCGTATGACCGTCCTCTTCAGGCGCGGCGAACTACATTCGCTGGCCGCCCCGTACGCCCTCGACGCCCTGGATCCCCGCGAACAGCAGCGTTTCGAGAAGCACTTGAAGCGCTGCGACAGCTGCGCCGCCGAGGTGCGCCTGCTGCGCGAGGACGCGGTCCGCCTCGCGTGGAACACGGCCGCCCCGCCGCCGGCCGCGATGCGCGACCGGGTCCTCATGGCCGTACGGACGACACCCCAGGAGGCCGCTCCGGGGCAGACCGCCCAGGGTCCGCAGCCGCATCAGCGGGCCAGACAGCAGCCGCTGCCCGGGATGCGTGCCGTACGGCCGCGTCCCTCGCGGCTGCACGGCCTGCTGTCCCCGCTCGCCGCCACCACGGCCGCTGCGGCGCTCGTCGTCGCGGCGCTGTTCGGCGTCCAGGCGTCCCGCACCCAGGACCAGCTCGACCAGGAGCGGACCCAGGCACGTGAGATCGCCAACATTCTCGCGGCCCCTGATGCCGCCGCGAGTGCCGGACGCATCTCAGGCGGACAGAGCATCAATGTCGTCGCGTCCGCCTCGGCGCGCGCCGCCGTGGTCACCCCAGCGGGCCTCGGCAACCCGACGAACGGAAGGGTTCACCAACTGTGGCTCATGCGACCAGAGGTCCAACCGCGCTCCCTGGGCCTGTTCGAGGGCGACACGCCCTTGCTCGCCACGGATTTGAATCCCGACGCGACCTCACTCGCTGTCACCGTCGAGCCACAGGGCGGCTCTCCACAGCCCACATCTGCACCAGTTGTCCAACTCGCCCTGAAATCAGTCGGATTCGGAGAGTAATCGTCAGAGTAATCGTCAACGGCCTTACGGGGAAGGTGAATCCTGCGCCCGGGATACACGAGTGTCATGAGGGAGCGATAGGGTTAACCTGCCCGGGCCGGGTGCCCTCGTATGGGTGGGGAGTGACATGGAACAGATAACAGTGCGTGGCAGGGCGCGAGTCCCTGCGATCACCTGCGGGAGCAGCGCGACGAGTTCGCGCCTCGACCGTCATCTCTCGGTGCTGGGTGGCCCCGCCATCCCGCAGGGAGAGACGACCGAGGCGACCTCGCTGATGCGTGAGCTGACCGCACGCGACCACACGCAGGAGCGCAACAGCAGGCGCGCACGAGTGCGGCGGGTCTCGCTCTTCGCCCCCCTGCGCCGACTGCGCCGTTCCCTGTTCGGCGGCCGCTGACCAGCGCCCCCGGTCACTGACCGGCAGCCGAACCCGGACACCTTCGCACCCGCTTCCCACCCGCGGTGCGAAGGTTTCACACGTTCACAGGAGTTGACGCTCAGCGTCCGCCGGTCGCGTACCGGCGGACGGCGAGCGGCAGGAACACCGCGATCAGTGCCGCGCACCAGGCCAGCGATCCCGCCACCGGATGCGCCACGGGCCAGGCGGCACCCTCCGGCACCGGCGCATTGCCGAACAGATCCCGCACCGCCGTCGTCACCGCGCTGATCGGGTTCCACTCGGCCATCGTGCGCAGCCAGCCCGGCAGATTGTCCGTCGGAATGTACGCATTCGACAGCAGCGGCAGGATGAAGGTCGCCCCACCCAACTGCCCCGCCGCCTCCTCGCTCTGGGACAAGAGCCCGAGCAGAATCCCGATCCACGCCATGGCGAACCGGAACAGCAGCAGCAACGCGACGGCCGCCACGGCCTCCAGCGCCGACCCCTCAACGCGCCAGCCCACCGCGAGCCCGACCAGCAACAGGGGCACCATGCCCGCGGCGGTCAGCACCAGATCGGACGCCGCCTGACCCAGCGGCACCGCGGCCCGGCTCATCGGCAGCGTACGGAAACGGTCCATCACGCCCCGGTGCGAGTCCTGGGCCGCCTGGAACATCCCCGTCATGATCCCGTTCGCCGCGGTCGCCACCAGCAGCCCCGGCACCAGGAACGAGCGGTACTCGGCGCCCGGCATGGCGAGCGCGCTGCCGAAGACATAGCCGAAGAACAACAGCATCGTGATCGGCATCGTCTGAGTGAGGATCAGCAGCCCGGGATTGTGCCGGACCCGCTGAAGCTGCCGGCCGAGCATGGCCGTGGTGTCGTACGCGAGGGCACTCATGCCACGAAGTCCTTACGGTCGGTCGGGCGGTCGGTCAGACGCAGGAACACGTCGTCGAGGCTCGGCGGACGCAGACTCGCGTCGAGCAACGGCACGGCCGCGGCGTCCAGTTCGCGTACGAGACGGGGAAGCGTGAGCGTCGGATCGGTGGTGACGGCGCCGACGGCGTGCCGCTCACGATCGAAGTGCGGTTCGGCGCCGGTGAGTTGATCGAGTACGACCGCCGCCGCGGCCATCGCGTCCGCGTGCGCGACGACGACTTCCGCGTACGAGCCGATGAGCGCCTTGAGCGCGGCGGGTGAACCGGTGTGGGCGACCCTGCCCTCGTCCACCAGGGCGATGTCGTCGGCCAGTTGATCGGCTTCCTCCAGATACTGCGTGGTCAGCAGCACCGTCGTACCGTCCGCGGCGAGGTCGCGTACCGCCTGCCAGATCTGGTTGCGGCTGGCCGGGTCGAGTCCGGTCGTCGGCTCGTCCAGAAACAGCACCTCGGGCCGCGTGATGAGGCTCGCGGCCAGGTCGAGGCGGCGCCGCATGCCGCCGGAGTACGTGGACGTGGGGCGGTCCGCGGCTTCGGCGAGCTCGAAGCGGTCGAGGAGTTCGTCGGCGCGGGCCTGCGCCTTCGGGACGCGGCGCAGCTTCGCGAAGAGCCGCAGGTTCTCCCGCCCCGTGAGGTCGCCGTCGACCGAGGCGTACTGGCCCGTCACGCCGATGGCGCGGCGGACCGCGTCCGGCTCCCGTACGAGGTCGTGGCCCGCGATCCGCGCGGACCCCGCGTCGGGCCGTAGCAGCGTCGTCAGGACCCGTACGGCCGTGGTCTTGCCTGCGCCGTTCGGCCCGAGCATCCCGCAGACCGTGCCGCCGGCGACGGCGAGGTCCAGCCCACGCAGGGCGTGGACCTCCCCGAAGCCCTTCTCGAGCCCTTCACTAAGTACAGCGTACGTAGAAGTCATGGCTCGACCATAGCGCACTACGTACGGTGTACGTAACTAGGATGGTCACGAGGTGATCGACAGATGGCAGCACGAGGGGCCGAACCCGAGGTGATCTGGGCCCGACCCGAGCGCACGGGACGCGGTCCGCGGCCCGCGTACAGCCGCGCCGACATCGCGGCCGCCGCGGTGCGGATCGCGGACGAACGAGGACTCGACGCCGTCTCGATGCGCCATGTGGCGGCCGAACTGGGCTGCGGCACGATGTCGCTCTACAACTACGTGCCGCGCAAGGAGGACCTGTACGAGCTGATGGTCGACGCCGTCGCCGCCGAGCACGAGCTGTGGGAGCCGTCGGGCGACTGGCGCGCCGACATGCTCCGGGTCGCCCGGCAGGCCCGCGCGCTCATGCTCCGCCACACGTGGCTGCCGGCGCTGATGTCCCCGGTGTACGGGTTCAGCCCGAACGCCCTGCGCTATCTCGAGCACTGCCTGGTCTGCCTGGACCCCTTCGAGGGGACGTACGGCACGAAGTTCGAGTTGATCGCGATGATCAACGGCGTGGTGACGACGTACGTGACGACCGAGCTCGCCACCGCCGAGCGGACGCGCTCACTGCCGTGGTCGGAGGTCCAGGAGAACGCGGTGCGCGGCCGCTACCTCGGGGGGCAGGTGGCGAGCGGGGCGTATCCGCGGCTGGCGGCGGCGTTTGCGGAGGACTCCGGGCCCATTGACATGGAGGCGGTGTTCGAACGGGCGTTGGGGCGGGTGCTGGACGGATTTGCGCGCTAGCACGACTACCGTCGGCGTGTGTCCGGACGCTGCGGCGCCTCGCCCAGGACGGTGGAGAACAGCGCGTCGCGGAGCGCCACCTCACGCGGGTCGTCCCACAAGTGGAAGCCGCACCGGTTCATGGCGTAGGCGAATCCGACACCGGTGTCCGGGTCGGCGAAGGCGAACGATCCGCCCAGCCCCATCGTGCCGAACGCCGTGCCCGCGGAGGAGCCGAAGCGGAATCGGGGAAAGGGCTTCATGTAACCGAGGGAGTACTGGGTGTCGACGCGCAGCACCTGGTCCCGCGGCCCTTCGGAAGGAGGCCGGGCGGCTCGGGTGAGGGCCTCCACGGTGGCCGGGTCCAGGCCGAGGGCCTTGCCTCCGGTCGCGGCATCGCCGTACAGCTTGGCGATCGCACGCACCTCGCCGATGCCGTTGACGGCGGGTATCTCCAGGGCGCGCACGTCCGGGCGGTTGAAGGCCTCGACCTTGCCCAGCTCCCGGGGATTGCTGAACGCCCGGGCGGAGAGGCTGCGCGGGTTGCTGAACGCCAGCACGAACGGCAACGGCATCTCGCCCATGTGCAGGAGCATCTCGACACCGGCGAAGCCGTGGATGTGCGCGATCAGCTCCGGATCCACCGTCGAGGGCAAGCCGATGTGGAACTTGGCGTCGAGCGGGGCGGCGATCTCCTCGGCGAAATAACGGCCCAGGCTGCGGCCTCGGGGGTCCACCCGGCGGATCAGTTCGCTCTCGTAGTAGCCCAGCGACTGGCCGTGGTAGCCGTGTCGCGTCCCCGGTGTCCACGCCGGGCGCTGCTCGGCCAGTGCCGCGGACAACACGTGCGGATCCGCCAGGTCCGCCAGCTTCAGCGGCCGGTCGATGACTGGCAACCCGCCTTGGTGCGACAGCAGTTGGCGCACGGTGACGTCACTCTTGCCGGCCTCGGCGAACTCGGGCCAGTAGGCGGCAACCCGTTCGTCGTAGCTCAGCAGTCCGCGGGCGTGGGCGACTGCGACCGCCAGTGACGCGATCCCCTTGGTGGTGGAGAACACCGGCACCAGCGTGTCCTCGTGCCACGGCTCTCGTGTCAGGCCATTGCGGTAACCACCCCAGAGGTCAACGACCTTGACCCCGTCCCGGTAGACGGCACACGCGGCACCAACCTCTTTGCCATCGGCGAAGTTGCGCCGGAACGCGTCCGCGACGGCACCGTAACCCTCCTCCACGGCGCCGCGGACAAGGGCCATCGGTACATCGATCTTTAACACCATGCGACGACGATAGAGCGTGCTCCCGACGGGCTGACATCGAGGCCGACGGCCCCGTGCCGACCGCACCCACGTCACGGCCTCGCACCGATC carries:
- a CDS encoding serine hydrolase domain-containing protein; the encoded protein is MVLKIDVPMALVRGAVEEGYGAVADAFRRNFADGKEVGAACAVYRDGVKVVDLWGGYRNGLTREPWHEDTLVPVFSTTKGIASLAVAVAHARGLLSYDERVAAYWPEFAEAGKSDVTVRQLLSHQGGLPVIDRPLKLADLADPHVLSAALAEQRPAWTPGTRHGYHGQSLGYYESELIRRVDPRGRSLGRYFAEEIAAPLDAKFHIGLPSTVDPELIAHIHGFAGVEMLLHMGEMPLPFVLAFSNPRSLSARAFSNPRELGKVEAFNRPDVRALEIPAVNGIGEVRAIAKLYGDAATGGKALGLDPATVEALTRAARPPSEGPRDQVLRVDTQYSLGYMKPFPRFRFGSSAGTAFGTMGLGGSFAFADPDTGVGFAYAMNRCGFHLWDDPREVALRDALFSTVLGEAPQRPDTRRR